The genomic DNA TTGGAAAACATCTCTGATTTATGGAACAGTGCCTTAAAAGAACTAGAAAAAAAGGTCAGTAAACCCAGTTATGAAACATGGTTAAAATCAACAACCGCACATAATTTAAAGAAAGACGTATTAACAATTACGGCTCCAAATGAATTCGCTCGTGATTGGTTAGAATCTCATTATTCAGAGCTAATTTCGGAAACACTTTATGATTTAACAGGGGCAAAATTAGCTATTCGCTTTATTATTCCCCAAAGTCAAGCGGAAGAGGAGATCGATCTTCCTCCTACTAAACCAAATTCAGCACAAGATGATTCTAATCATTTACCACAGAGTATGCTAAACCCAAAATATACGTTTGATACATTTGTTATTGGCTCTGGTAACCGTTTTGCTCACGCTGCTTCATTGGCCGTAGCCGAAGCACCAGCTAAAGCATATAATCCCCTCTTTATTTACGGGGGAGTTGGACTTGGAAAGACCCATTTAATGCACGCAATTGGTCATTATGTAATTGAACATAACCCAAACGCAAAGGTTGTATATTTATCATCAGAAAAATTTACAAATGAATTCATTAATTCTATTCGTGATAATAAAGCGGTCGATTTCCGTAATAAATACCGCAATGTAGATGTTTTATTAATAGATGATATTCAATTTTTAGCAGGAAAAGAACAAACTCAAGAAGAGTTTTTCCATACATTCAATGCATTACACGAAGAAAGTAAACAAATTGTAATTTCAAGTGATCGGCCACCAAAAGAAATTCCAACTTTAGAAGATCGTCTTCGTTCTCGCTTTGAATGGGGACTTATTACGGATATTACGCCGCCAGATTTAGAAACACGAATTGCAATTTTACGTAAAAAAGCAAAGGCTGAAGGACTTGATATACCAAATGAGGTCATGCTTTATATTGCAAATCAAATTGATTCAAATATTCGTGAGCTAGAAGGCGCACTCATCCGAGTTGTAGCTTATTCATCTTTAATTAACAAAGATATTAATGCTGATTTAGCAGCTGAAGCACTTAAAGATATTATTCCAAATTCTAAACCAAAAATTATCTCCATTTATGATATCCAAAAGGCTGTCGGGGATGTTTATCAAGTAAAATTAGAAGATTTCAAGGCGAAAAAGCGAACAAAATCAGTTGCCTTTCCTCGCCAAATTGCAATGTATTTATCACGCGAACTTACAGACTCCTCCTTACCTAAAATAGGTGAAGAATTCGGTGGACGTGATCATACAACCGTTATCCATGCCCATGAAAAAATTTCTAAGCTACTTAAAACGGATACGCAATTACAAAAGCAAGTTGAAGAAATTAACGATATTTTAAAGTAGTAGCTGAATAGTGTGAATAACTTCCCTTGTTTTACGCACAGTCTATCCACATGTAGATAGACTGTTTTTACATCTTTCAAAGGAGTTATCCACATATCCACAAGCCCTACTACTATTACTACTATTTTTTATCTTTATTAATTAAATAAAATCATATACTTACCGGAGGTTTTTCTTTATGCGTTTTACAATACAAAAAGACTATCTTGTAAGAAGTGTACAAGATGTAATGAAGGCTGTTTCTTCTCGTACAACAATTCCGATCCTTACAGGAATTAAAGTTGTCGCTACGGAAGAAGGAGTTACATTAACAGGAAGCGATGCTG from Bacillus basilensis includes the following:
- the dnaA gene encoding chromosomal replication initiator protein DnaA, whose amino-acid sequence is MENISDLWNSALKELEKKVSKPSYETWLKSTTAHNLKKDVLTITAPNEFARDWLESHYSELISETLYDLTGAKLAIRFIIPQSQAEEEIDLPPTKPNSAQDDSNHLPQSMLNPKYTFDTFVIGSGNRFAHAASLAVAEAPAKAYNPLFIYGGVGLGKTHLMHAIGHYVIEHNPNAKVVYLSSEKFTNEFINSIRDNKAVDFRNKYRNVDVLLIDDIQFLAGKEQTQEEFFHTFNALHEESKQIVISSDRPPKEIPTLEDRLRSRFEWGLITDITPPDLETRIAILRKKAKAEGLDIPNEVMLYIANQIDSNIRELEGALIRVVAYSSLINKDINADLAAEALKDIIPNSKPKIISIYDIQKAVGDVYQVKLEDFKAKKRTKSVAFPRQIAMYLSRELTDSSLPKIGEEFGGRDHTTVIHAHEKISKLLKTDTQLQKQVEEINDILK